In one window of Carcharodon carcharias isolate sCarCar2 chromosome 14, sCarCar2.pri, whole genome shotgun sequence DNA:
- the LOC121287526 gene encoding fibronectin type III domain-containing protein 11-like, which yields MALHSDQSSPKKETVRINECGILGDAWRKYVDRKNIVLQFLGNNLNTDILKHYETRLELLKKCSYYIDVLPKHLTLGDQNLFQPNVLYQLVDPCKFLRMKNIGTTQVKIQLLLLREYLSELKYGREELKVIAKISDITLFLLHWNTTCSRLGQLFNTLKNFISLLVPGKLYVKHHLMSDAKSNKIPQLRLALRTKMPVLFDRKESSAYHNSVELKWLVLGEEAHHELYVLKYKLLEPHYSTDKNHSGVISVESGSIEIGNLLPDSSYEFTISRAENYTLVYSAWCDIMILKTKASNYLQYVCNKTRSFT from the coding sequence ATGGCTTTGCACAGCGATCAATCCTCACCTAAGAAAGAGACTGTACGAATTAATGAATGTGGGATCCTTGGTGATGCCTGGAGAAAATATGTAGACAGAAAAAATATAGTCCTGCAGTTTCTGGGAAACAACTTAAACACAGATATCTTGAAGCACTATGAAACAAGACTGGAATTGTTGAAAAAATGCTCTTATTACATAGATGTATTACCAAAACACTTGACACTGGGAGACCAAAATCTATTTCAGCCCAATGTACTCTACCAGCTGGTTGATCCATGCAAATTTCTGAGGATGAAAAATATAGGGACGACTCAGGTCAAAATCCAGCTTCTGCTGCTAAGGGAATATCTCAGTGAGCTGAAATATGGACGCGAAGAGTTGAAAGTCATTGCTAAGATATCAGATATAACACTGTTTCTTTTACATTGGAATACTACTTGTTCTAGACTTGGACAGCTCTTCAATACATTAAAAAATTTCATATCACTTCTTGTTCCTGGCAAACTTTATGTGAAGCATCACTTAATGAGCGATGCAAAGTCAAACAAAATACCTCAACTCAGATTGGCACTGAGGACCAAGATGCCAGTATTGTTTGATCGGAAAGAATCATCCGCTTATCACAATTCAGTGGAGTTGAAGTGGTTGGTCCTTGGGGAAGAAGCACATCATGAACTATATGTACTCAAATACAAACTCTTGGAGCCTCATTATTCCACCGACAAGAACCATTCTGGAGTGATTTCTGTGGAATCGGGCAGTATTGAGATTGGAAATCTGCTGCCTGATAGTTCATATGAATTTACAATTAGCCGAGCAGAGAATTACACACTTGTTTACTCAGCATGGTGTGACATCATGATCTTAAAAACAAAAGCATCAAATTACCTGCAGTATGTATGTAATAAAACACGCAGTTTCACATAG